The Desulfobotulus mexicanus genome includes the window GACTTCCCTTGAGTCGCTGGAAATACTCACCCTGTCTGCTTTGTTTTCGGCCTGGGCTTTGTGGCTGCCCTTTGCTTTTTCCCTGTCCTGCTGTAACTCTTTTGTAAGAGAGCTTGTTTTGGCCCCCGACAGCATTGTATGAATTTTCATGATTTCCTCCCTTCCCTTTGCATCATATCTGCCCGAAAATCTTTTTTGATCTGTACCGAATTTTATACGGACCCTGATCCTTGAATATCTGTTAAAAAAAGATTTTCGGCCGGGTATGATTTATTATGTATGTTTTATACTGTATAAAATTAAAAGGTATCCAGCCGTTTGAGTACAATTTCAGCCCCTTCCAGAGAGACCCTCTGCGTTTTTTTTCTGTTCTCATTATCCAGGGTGTTATAGATGAATTCCTTTGTCCTGGAATCACAGGATGCAGATGCTTCGGATTCTCTCGTGCTTTTTTCTTTTTTTACCTGTGTCTCTTTTTTATCTGTTTCCTGTGAACCGTCTCTGGTGATTTTCTCCACAATGTCTGATGTTATTTTATGTATCATGCTCTCCCGTTTGCCTTCAGCTGAAAGGGTCGCAGAATTTTCGGAGTCAGGGTTTGTGCCATTCATATCCTTAAGGCGGTCCTGGGTTATCTGCCGACTGTAGAGCTTCAGTACATTGTGAATCTGGTAGCTCGGTACATGCATGGCCCACTCCTTTATGCTGGTTATACTATCGGCCTTTAAAAAGGGGAGCTTTAGTCCTTTTGTTTTACTTTGCACATTTTTTTAAAAAAAGATTCTATGGTTTCTGATGATTTTGCATTTTATACGGTCAGATAAACTGAACTGGATGTTTTTTTCAGATTCAGGACATATAAAGATCCCGATATATACGCACAAAGCGCATATGGCTGTCAAATGCCAGGGGTGGCAGCTGGTCCATGGGAAAGAAGGCAATGTCTTCGGCATCGTCTCCTGATTCCGGGTTGCCTGAAAAGCTGCGTACAAGAAAACCTGTAATAAGTACGGCTCCGTACATGGCACTTGGGTGGGCTGTTACACCTATGAGCTTATCTATTTTACCCTGTAATCCAGTTTCTTCCCTCAGTTCCCGCAAGGCTGTCTCTTCGGGGCCTTCCTCCAGCTCCATGAAGCCGCCGGGAAGACACCATTCTCCTTCTTTGGGCGGAACACCGCGCTTGACCAGAAGAAGATGGTTTTCCTTGTTCAGAACCAGGGTGCATGCTGCCGGGATGGGATTTTCATACATGATTTTTCCGCAGCTGCCGCAGCAGGACCGCATCCGGCCTTCGGTGAAATGCTCTTTCAGGGAACCGGCGCAGAAGGGGCAGAATATTTTTTTCTGCATATTTTTTCCTTAAAACCTTTTTTTGCTGATTTTTGCAGAATCCGAATTACTATGGCTCTGATCCGGCAGTCTCTTATGTGCCTTAAGAAGACTGCCGGAGAACAGAATCGGGCACTTATTCGTCAAAGTCTCCGTCAGGGCCTTTATCCGTGTCCATGAGGGAGGCTTTGTGTATGATTTTTTCCCTTGTCCAGTCTGCGGGGTCTTCAATGCGCTGGGCTTTGGGGCCGGGATCAAAACTCTTTTTTTCAAGGATTTCTTCCATGACAAGATCCGCCGTATCCTTTGCATTGAACACATTCACCAGAAGATCATAGGTGAAGGCTTCAATGCGGGCAGCCATGCGGTCCCGGATTTCCTTGGGCTGTCCTAGAATTTTATTTTCAAAGGGAAGGTTGAGTTTTTTGAAGTTGCTTCCCTTGATGCCCCTTTCATCGGCATAGGCTTTCATTTCCGCCCATAGGCTGTCATCCAGACCCTCTCCGATAATTTTTTTCACATCACCCTTTTCATCCATCACTGCATTACCAAAGGGGTTGACTTCCATGCCCCAGCCTATCATCTGCAGGGCTGTGGCCACATTGGCCTTGGTGGTGGCGGTTTCCTTTGCAATGCGTCGGAGTTTTTCCGCATCATTGCCGGAAGTGCCGTGCTGGGCACCGGATATTTTATAAGGAGCAAGGGCCTTATGGATTTCTGAGGTCAGTTCAATCTGTATGCCGTCTTCATTGGCTTCAATCCCGTGGGTGGTACCGTTGTTAAGGGCAATCCAGTTGGGGAAAATACCGTGGGCGTTGAGGCCCTGAATGAGGAAGAGGGCTTCTTGTGGTGTGGAAAGACCCTGATTGCCTTTGATCTCACCTACTTCTGTTTCGAGTCCGGCCCAGGAAGGGATGAGGTCGGCAACGGCAATATTGGTGAGAAGGTTGAGATCATCGGGCATGTGGGAGGCATCAATGGCAATGGAGGTGATGCCAGCCTCAAAGAGGGAGGGAATTTCCCTGCGGGCACCGGGAAGATCACTTTCTTTTTTGATGCCGTAGTGGTCGGCGTGTATGGCCACGGGGATGGTAATGCCCAGTTCATTGGCAATGGCATCCACTTGACGGGCCATGTTCCAGAGGCTTACAGGGCAGTAAGCATCGGCTCCGCCTTCGGACCTTGCAATTTCAATGATGATGGCTGAGTTGGCTTTCTGGGCCGCCTGAAGAACGCCGCGGATGATGACATGGCTTCTGGCATTGGCGGCAATGGTCATGCACTGGCCTTTTCTGATCATGGCATTGTCAATGTATTTACCGCTGACCAGAAGGGCTTTGGAGTTGGGAAAAAGGCGGGTGATATTGGGCGGACGGCCTGTCTGTATGGCCTTTTCAAAATCCGCATTGTACAAAGTCATGAAAATCTCCTTGGGGTGGCTTTTTTGCAGCCCCGGTTTGGAAAAGGGTTATGAAATCAGGGGCCGGATTCTGGGGCCCGTTTGTTTATGGCAGGGGACTAATATTATATACGACCGGTTCTTTATAATGAAGAAAGTCTGTAAGATCAAGCTCCGTAAGAGAGAATGGCCGTTACCAGAACTGGGGTGCATAGGGTAAGGACAAGGCCGGAGAATACGGCGATGATGGCAAATTCTTTGCCCGTGAATCTTACAATGACAGGCAGGGTGGTATCCATGGCCGTTGCTCCACCTGCGGCTATGCCCGACAGCCTGCCGCAGTAGCGCACCAGAAGTGGGGTCATAGTGAGGGCAAGGATTTCCCTGAAAATGTTGGAAAGCAGGGCAATGAGACCAAGGGTTTCTCCGGATATTTTTGTAATGAGAATACTGGAAAGGGAATAGTATCCCATGCCTGCCCCCACGGCAGCTCCTTCTTGAAATGACAGGGGAAGGAAAAGGGCTGCCACAAGGCCGGGGGCCAGTATGGAACCTGAGGCAACCATCAGGGGAAGTAGTAGAAGGGAGGGCCGGATACCCCGTAACATTTGAAGGGTTTCCCTTCTGCCTCCAATGCTTACTCCCACAAGAAAGAGAAGCAGATAGAGGGCCATGCTGGAAAGGGTTTCCGCAGGAAGTTTTTGAAAAAAGGGCAGAAGAAGGGCGCAGCCCAGCCCTGCAAAAAAAGCCGCTATTATTTTAAAGCTGCTCATCTTATTTTTTGATCCGGAGATTTCTTCTGAGTTTTAAAAAGAAGGGGGTAGAGGGGCCAGACCAGCAGAATGCTGCCAGCTGTGGCCGCAAGGCTGAGGATGAGGGCATAGAATCCGGTTGGGCCTATGGCCGAGAGAATTTCAGGCTGAAGCCCTGCGGCAAGCCCCAGAAAAAAAAGAAGAAGATAAACCGCAAGGCTGGCAGCCTGATCTGCCCTGTGCAGCAGCCGGGGTAGCCTGCGGAGCATAAACCCAGCAAAGAGACCTGTGATGAGAAACAAAAGTACCGTCTGCATGGATGCTTTTATCTTTCTGAAACATTGGGTAGCTTTATGGGGATGAAAAAAGGAGCCTAAGGGGTCAGGCAATTCTGCTGAGTGGGGGCATACACCGGGGCATCGGTGTCTGTCAATACGGTTCTCGGGCCGGGTTAACGGAGGCTGCCTGAGAGCCTGGTGCAGGGTTGGTGAAGTGTCTGTTTTTCCTGTGACTATATCTTAAATGATGGCTGGCGGTAAGGTCAAAGTTGTGGTATTGCTCCTTTTCTGTTTCCAGGCTTTTTTAAGCAGATTATACTGCTATATTCCGTCAATCCAAAAGACAGGTTTTTACTTTAATGAGATTTCCAGGATATGCAGGGGGTCTGTCTTTTTCCCTGGCACCCTTTACTCTGCTGGCCCTTCTGATACAGCTGCTTTTTTATATCAAGGTGATGGACAAGCAAATCAGCGGGTTTGGCTTTCCTCTGGATATCATTCAGGTGAGGCTTATGGCTTCCGGTTTGTTTTTTACTCTGGTGGCGGGGGAATTCTGCGCCAGGATTTTTCACAAAAAACG containing:
- a CDS encoding LysO family transporter, with product MQTVLLFLITGLFAGFMLRRLPRLLHRADQAASLAVYLLLFFLGLAAGLQPEILSAIGPTGFYALILSLAATAGSILLVWPLYPLLFKTQKKSPDQKIR
- a CDS encoding class II fructose-bisphosphate aldolase — its product is MTLYNADFEKAIQTGRPPNITRLFPNSKALLVSGKYIDNAMIRKGQCMTIAANARSHVIIRGVLQAAQKANSAIIIEIARSEGGADAYCPVSLWNMARQVDAIANELGITIPVAIHADHYGIKKESDLPGARREIPSLFEAGITSIAIDASHMPDDLNLLTNIAVADLIPSWAGLETEVGEIKGNQGLSTPQEALFLIQGLNAHGIFPNWIALNNGTTHGIEANEDGIQIELTSEIHKALAPYKISGAQHGTSGNDAEKLRRIAKETATTKANVATALQMIGWGMEVNPFGNAVMDEKGDVKKIIGEGLDDSLWAEMKAYADERGIKGSNFKKLNLPFENKILGQPKEIRDRMAARIEAFTYDLLVNVFNAKDTADLVMEEILEKKSFDPGPKAQRIEDPADWTREKIIHKASLMDTDKGPDGDFDE
- a CDS encoding DVU0524 family FlgM-associated protein, with the translated sequence MHVPSYQIHNVLKLYSRQITQDRLKDMNGTNPDSENSATLSAEGKRESMIHKITSDIVEKITRDGSQETDKKETQVKKEKSTRESEASASCDSRTKEFIYNTLDNENRKKTQRVSLEGAEIVLKRLDTF
- a CDS encoding lysine exporter LysO family protein yields the protein MSSFKIIAAFFAGLGCALLLPFFQKLPAETLSSMALYLLLFLVGVSIGGRRETLQMLRGIRPSLLLLPLMVASGSILAPGLVAALFLPLSFQEGAAVGAGMGYYSLSSILITKISGETLGLIALLSNIFREILALTMTPLLVRYCGRLSGIAAGGATAMDTTLPVIVRFTGKEFAIIAVFSGLVLTLCTPVLVTAILSYGA
- a CDS encoding NUDIX hydrolase, producing the protein MQKKIFCPFCAGSLKEHFTEGRMRSCCGSCGKIMYENPIPAACTLVLNKENHLLLVKRGVPPKEGEWCLPGGFMELEEGPEETALRELREETGLQGKIDKLIGVTAHPSAMYGAVLITGFLVRSFSGNPESGDDAEDIAFFPMDQLPPLAFDSHMRFVRIYRDLYMS